GGAGGCGCGACTGTCGAACCTGCTCCGGCGCCGCCGGACCTCGACGCGGCTGGCGAGCCGAGAGCGCGAGCTGGAGCTGACGGTGGCGGAGTTGCGCCGGAAGGAACGGGCGATGGACGCCGCACCCATCGGGATAACCATCACGGACCCCGGCCGGCCGGACAACCCGCTGATCTACGCGAACGACGCCTTCGAGCAGATCACGGGCTACGACGAGACCGAGCTCCTCGGCGAGAACATGCGCCTCCTGCAGGGGCCGGCGACCGACGAGACGGCCGTCCGGACCCTCCGGGAGGCCATCGCCGACGAGGAGCGGGTGGCGACGACGCTGGTCAACTACCGGGCCGACGGCACGCGCTTCTGGAACCGGGTCGCCATCGCGCCGGTCCACGACGAGACGGGCGAGCTGGTGAACTTCATCGGGTTCCAGACGGACGTGACCGACGAGAAGGTCCGCGAGCAGCGCCTGAGCGTCCTCAACCGGGTGATGCGACACAACCTCTCGAACGACATCAACGTCGTCGCCGGGTACGCCGACATGCTGGTCGAGACGGCGGAGGACCCGGCGGTGGCGGCCTCGGCCGGCGAGATACAGGGCTCCGCAGAGGAGTTGCAGCGACTCGGGCGAAGCGTCCGGCACATCGAGCGGACCCTGGAGTGGTGCCGGTCGTTCGACGACACCATCGACCTCGGTGAGGTCCTCGCCGACCTCGCCGAACGGACCCGGAAGACCTACGCCGGGGTCGACGTGACCGTCGAGGTCGAGGACGGGCCCTGGTACGTCAACGGGGGCTGTCTCGTGGACGTGCTCCCCGAACTCTTCGAGAACGCGGTCCGGCACAACGACGCGGTCGACCCGGTCGTCACCGTGACGGTCGGGCCCGCCCCGAAGACCCCGGGTCGCGTCCAGGTCCGCATCGTCGACAACGGCCCCGGCATCGACGAGGACCTCGTCGACGTGTACCGGGAGGGCGAGGAGACGCCCCTGCACCACGGCGACGGCCTCGGCCTGTGGCTGGTCCACTGGGCCCTCACCCTGCTCGGCGGGGACGTCGAGATCACCAACGGGGACGGAACGACCGTGACGGTCACGCTCCCGACTACCACGGAGGAGGACGCATGACCAGCGATCAGCCGGATGCCAGTCCGCCACAGGACCGGGAGCGACCCGGGGACGGGTCCCCATCCGCGGGGTCCAGCGACGCCCGGGTGCAGGAACTCCAGCAGCAGGTGGCCGAACTGCAGGCGCAGGCCGAGGGCACCATCGACGGGCTGGTGCTGGTCGCCGGCGACGGGACGGTCCTCCGGACCAACGACCGCTTCTTCGACATCCTCGACGTCGACACGCCCACGAGCGAGGGCACTCCCGAC
This window of the Haloarchaeobius amylolyticus genome carries:
- a CDS encoding PAS domain-containing protein; translation: MTTDPGSVPPERPSGDDEWAHVHLLLEPGRNRQLLADLLGDKYDVTSGTEGDALDRTVDLCIVDEERFRHRTDAIEAYRDRSDTVFSPVLLIAPPGSDLCSDPGVWEYADDVIEAPVKKAELEARLSNLLRRRRTSTRLASRERELELTVAELRRKERAMDAAPIGITITDPGRPDNPLIYANDAFEQITGYDETELLGENMRLLQGPATDETAVRTLREAIADEERVATTLVNYRADGTRFWNRVAIAPVHDETGELVNFIGFQTDVTDEKVREQRLSVLNRVMRHNLSNDINVVAGYADMLVETAEDPAVAASAGEIQGSAEELQRLGRSVRHIERTLEWCRSFDDTIDLGEVLADLAERTRKTYAGVDVTVEVEDGPWYVNGGCLVDVLPELFENAVRHNDAVDPVVTVTVGPAPKTPGRVQVRIVDNGPGIDEDLVDVYREGEETPLHHGDGLGLWLVHWALTLLGGDVEITNGDGTTVTVTLPTTTEEDA